CACTCTCATCAACCATCTTTGTTGCGTTGGGAACACTGATTACCAGTCTGATTCTGGTCATTATCTTTGCCGTCATCCTCAACTGGTTTACGGTTATTCCAGACTGGAATGATCCGATCAAGCCGTGGGTCTTGCCAACCGTCGCGCTTGGTTCGACCAGCATGGCATTCATTGCCCGCCTGACGCGGGCCAGCGTGCTGGAAGTGAAGCGTCAGGACTATATTCGCACTGCGCAGGCAAAAGGACTGGCCGGCCACGTGATTATCTGGCGTCATATGCTGAAAAATTCGTTACTGCCGGTGGTGACTATTCTGGGGCCGGCGCTGGCCGGTTTGATTACCGGTACCCTGTTTGTTGAAACTATCTTTCAGGTTCCCGGTATGGGTCGCACCTTCGTTGACGCCATCGGTAAGCGTGACTATTCGATGATTATGGCCGGATCGCTCATCTATGTCTTTTTCCTGGGCATTGCCAATTTACTGGTCGATATTGCTTACGGTATTCTTGATCCACGTATTACCTACAAGTAGTGAGGAACAGTGTGACTTCATCGGCCAGACCACTGACAAATCCTATCGACCTTCAGAACTTAAATACGAAACCGCGTAGCTTGTGGTCAGATGCACTACGCCGGCTGCGCCGTAATCGGGCCGCAATGGTAGGGTTGCTGGTTATTGTGCTGTATGTGATTGTTGCAATTGCCGCACCGTGGCTGGCACCCTACAACCCTGTTCAGCAAATCCCGAACAACAGTTTACGTCCACCGGCCTGGGTAACCGATAATCCGGCCCGGATGGGGGTGCCGGAGCATCTGCTGGGCACCGATACCCTGGGCCGCGATGTGCTATCGCGCTTAATGTATGCGATCCGGGTCTCGCTGATTGTCGGGATTGTGCCACAATTTGCCATTCTGCTGATTGGTGTCACCATCGGCTTAATATCGGGCTTTGCCGGCGGTTGGCTCGATAATCTGTTAATGCGGTTTACCGAGATTGTAGCCGCCTTCCCGGATTTGCTGTTCATCATCGCGTTATCAACCGCATTTCGCGAAACGTGGCTGGGCCGTACCTTTAATGGCCTGTTGCTGATTTTCATTGCGGTGTCGCTGGTCAGTTGGACCGGCATTGCCCGGCTGGTACGCGGTCAGGTGTTGTCGTTGAAGGAGAAGGAGTTTGTAGAGGCGGCCCGCACCATCGGCGTGCCTACGCTGGCCATCCTCTGGCGGCATATTTTGCCCAACACTCTGGCTCCGATCATTGTGTCCACGTCGTTTAGCATTCCGGCGTTGATCAGCGCCGAAGCTGTACTGACTATTCTCGGTGTCGGGATGCGCCCCTCGCTCGATCCCGATAATCCGTTCCCTACCAGTCTGGGTGTGATGCTGACTGAAGGCTACAACAATCTATCATCCGGGCCGTGGTTGCTCAGCTTTCCGGTGATTTTGATCGCCGGTCTGATGCTGTCGTTCACCTTCCTCGGCGATGGATTGCGTGATGCGCTCGATCCGCGTGAACGGTAAGAGAGCAGGTTCCCTCGCCGTGGGTGGCAGAAGCGTAGCAGCAGCATTTCCGCCCCGCACGCAATGCTGCACATTTCGGAGAGGATACCGTTGCCAGATGGGATTGCCCGTGGTGCATGGGTATGCTGCGGCAGCCACGCTGCCGCAGCAGCCGTGATCACGATCAGGTACGGGGGCAGCGGGAACCATACGTCACCGCCGGTTCCCGCCCCCAGACCCCTCAATACAACCGTACCTTGTAACCAACCTGCTTGAGCAGCTCGCTGGCAATCACGTGGCGCTGAATCTCATTGGTACCCTCAAAGATGCGGGTTACGCGGGCATCGCGGTACATCCGCTCCAGGGGCAGTTCACGTGAGAAGCCCATGCCACCGTGAATCTGAATCGCCTCGTCGATGATCTGGCTGGCCATCTCGGTGCAGTAGAGCTTGACGATGCTGCTTTCGAGCGTCGCCTGCTGACCGGCGTCAACCCGACGGGCACAGTCGTAGACGATCTGCTCCATGGTGTAGAGCTTCACCGCCATATCGGCCAGCTTGAATTGCAACGCCTGAAATTCGGCAATCGGGCGCCCGAACTGATGGCGCTCAACCATGTACCGGCGGCTCAGTTCAAAGGCTTCCTTCGCCGACCCGATGCTGCTTGCGCCCAACCCACAGCGCCCGATGTCGAGCGTGCGCATCGCGAGCGGAAAGCCCATACCGACCTGACCGAGCACATTTTCTGCCGGAACCCGGCAATCCTCGAAGTAGAGGCTGGCCGTGTGCGAGGCGCGCAAGCCCATCTTCTCTTCCACCTTCCCGACCCGGAAACCGGGCATGGTCTTCTCGACGATGAAGGCAGTAATACCACCACGCGCACCGAGGTTCTTGTCGGTTGCGGCAAAGACCACGATGACATCGGCAAAGCTGCCGTTGGTGATCCACATCTTCTGACCGTTGATCACCCACTCATCGCCACGTCGTTCGGCGGTCGTCTGAATGTGAGCCGCATCTGAGCCGGCATTGGGTTCGGTGAGCGCCCAAGCGCCCCACTTCCGGCCTTCGATCAGGGCACGAAGGTAGGTCTCTTTTTGCTGCTCGGTGCCACCGAGATAGATACTCATCGCCGCCAGTTGCGAATGAGCACCAATGATGGTGGCATGGCTGGCACAGACCCGGTTCAGTTCTTCCATCAACACGCAGTAGCCGGTAATGCCCAGCTCAAGCCCACCGTACCGTTCGGGGAAGGGTACGCCAAGAAACCCTAGCTCAGCCGCTTTCTTCATCGTCTCGAAGGGCACGCGCTCCTCTTCATCGATGGCACGTGCAATCGGGCGAATCTCTTTGTCAACGAACTCACGCACCGCCTGTCGCAGCATCTTGATCTCTGCACTGTGCTCGTACTCCATTGTCGTAGCTCCCTTCGTTCATACAATACCTGCCATCAACCGAACCTGACTGCCATCTATCCCAAGACGGATCAGAGAAGATGCTACCAACTGGTCAGTCTGTTTCACGTTGCGGATGCAGTTTGATCACGCGATACTGTGCCATTCACCACCGGCAAAATCAATACCGACGGATGGGCAGCATCGTGATAAATAGACTGTTCCAGCGGTGAACCACCGTTTCTCTGTCCATAAGGGCTATGATCACCGGGATGCGGCCCCCATCGCGGACTGCCGCCACCGGTCACCTGTAAACGCAGGCGATGCCCGCGCCGAAAGCGCTGGGCAGTTGCTGAGAGATCGATCTCGATACGGCGTGAGCCATCGGGCTGGCATTCGCCAATGTCTGGCCGCACACGAATGATACCATCGCAAATGTTAATACTCCGCCCATCGGGGTAGACATCGCACAGCCGACCGACAACATCGAAAAAGGGGCGATCACTCTTGACATAGAGGACCAGGCGCACCGGCCCGATCACATCTAGATCGGCAGTAAGCGGGGGACTGGTAAATGTCAACACATCACTCCGCGCCTCAAGCGCACGTTGATCACGTGGCCCGGCCAGCGGACTCAGGACGGCACCGCCAATCGATGGCGGCGGATCGGCAGGATTGTAGCAAAACCTGCTCGGTTGCGCAGCGGCCGGTGGTGGTTGCCGGTCAAGCCCCCGTCCTGGCTGGAGAAAGTAGCGGTGCAGGGTTGCCGGTGGCGGCCAGAAATCCATCTCGTGCCACTCGTTACTGCCCATAAGTTTAAGCCACACCGGTCGGCGGGCCAACAACTCGCGTTTGCCCTTCAGATGAGCGTCAAACCACCACAACCCCTCGCGCATCCCTTCCAGTGGTTGTGAAAGACCGGTATGCGCCAGTGGCAGAATCGTCAGGTATGGACGCTTACCGGCTGCGACCAGCGCCGCGTAATCGGCCAACTGGCCGGAGAGAAAAATATCGTACCAGCCGGCAACCAGATGGACAGCAGCGTCAATCCGGTGCAACTGACGATGCATATCAACCCGCGACCAGTAGGCGCCCTGGGGATCGGTATCGGTGAGCCAGCGCTGGAAAAAGGATACCGGCGCACCGGTCGCGATAGTATCGGCTGTGGCGTAAGGCTGGTGATGAAGAGCGCGATCCAGAATCCGCTCGCCGACCACAAACACTCGCCACAGCGCAGACAGGTCGAGGTTATGACGGTGGCGGTCAGAGGCATCGATCAAAAAGACCCAACGCAGCGTTGACTCGAAGGCGAATGCACCGCCGGGATAGAAGAGTGGCGAGAAGCGGGCACTGGTCATGATTGGGACAATCGCCTTCAGATATGGCGGCCCATCAATCGCCAACCCCCACTGCGCATAGCCGACATAGCTCGGCCCCCACAAGCCAAGATTGCCATCGAACCAGGGTTGGGCAGCAATCCAGTCCATCGTCGCCCGCCCATCGGCAGCTTCATTCACAAACGGCTCAAATTCGCCTTCAGAGCGGTAACGCCCGCGTACTCCCTGCACGATCACGTTGTAGCCACGTTCAGCAAAGAGCATACAACCGGTATGCTCAAAGACACCCAGCGGGCCAAGTTCGCCGGGACGACCGTAAGGTGTACGGATGAGAATCGTCGGGTGTGGGCCACCTGTGCGTGGGGCATAGTGGTCAGCGTAGAGGGTGACACCATCGGGCATACGAATAGGAATGTCACGCACCACCCGGACGGCATATTCAGCGGGGCGCAAACCAAGGAGCCTCGCCAGTAAAGGGCGACGTAGAGCGAAGAGCGTTGCTGCCGTTACTCCGGCTCCAGCCAGCGACCAACCGATCCAGCGCATGTGCCACTCCGCTATGCCTTACTTTATAACACAATGCGTCATTGATGATAGCACAGCAGGGCGGTTGCTGTCAACGGTACGAGAAAGTGGATGCCCGGTGGAATGATCGAACGTGACGGTGCCGCATTTGCCCGGTGATAGTCGTAACCAACCAGATCGGCTAACGATACATTGCCACTACCTGAATCACTTATCCCAACCAGCGGATGAAGTAATACAATGTCGGGATGATTCAATAGCAACAGCGCCCAATCTCGATTCCGACAACGAACGACAGTACCAGGCTACATGCGCCGGGCTTCCTGCGAGAGGTTTCATACCGCTCTTGATACATTGTACCGATGGTGCAGCAAGACCGAGACGCAACACCTATCGACATAACCGCGAGGGGCATGCTATAATTTGAAAAACAACTGACAGTGTAGTCACAACGACGGCCTGACAAAGGAGTTTGGCCATGATTGCGAAACAGCCCGGCCCCGCCGGAAAAGTACGAGTGACGTTCTCGCTCCCTGCCTCATTGTGGGCCGACACAATCTACCTCGTCGGCGACTTTAACGGCTGGAATCCTCACGCTACCCCGCTCCGCGCAACCGAACATGGCTGGATGATTACGCTCGATCTGGAAGCCGGGCGAACCTACCAGTACCGTTACCTTGTCAACGGCAACGAATGGCATAACGACTGGAATGCCGACGGCTATGCCCCTAATCCCTACGGCGGTAATAACTCGGTGGTTGAGACGAACATCTTCGCCGATCCCGTACCCAGAGCAGAGCGGGTAGTAGGATCAGTACAGTCGGTAAAATCCTTCCCGCCGCGGCTACGGCTCGTCTCGAACGGTTAGGGGGAGATTGAATGTATCGGTAGGAGTACACAGCCGTGTGCCCCTATCGCTGCGACGTGGCAGGTACAGACTGTCTACCTGCCCAATCGAAGAATCTCCATTCCGGCGAGGCGATTGGGCTGGAACCATACTCCCGCCCTCGCTCAACGTCTCGCCTGGACTTGACGTATCTTGTTCACCCCCAGCGCTCCCTCCTGCTGTATATCCTATTTCCTCTCTCCTATTTCCTATTTTCTCTTTTCTCCCACCACCTACCGAACGGTACCGTTACCCAATATGACGCTTCACCATAATGTATTCATACCAGCGGTCGGCAAGTCGCAGTGAGAGGTAAACAAATGATAAGACAACCGCCGTCTTCCCGATCCAATGCTGGCGCCAGAGCCAATCGATGGCCAGTGCCATACAGAGAGCGGCCAGCGGCAACATAAAGAAGACCTGCTTCAGAATCATGTCGGCAATATTCCAGCTCACCAGTGAGTAAAGCAGAAGCACAGCCCACCAGCCGATGAGCAGACCGTGGGCGCGACGCGCTGCCGACCAGACCAGCACCGCACCGCCGAGGATCAGCAAAATGCCCGGCCAGGTCAGATGATTAAGCATAAAAGCGCCATCAATCAGTGGTGTCGGTAACGGTGGTGCATCGGCGCGACCCACCCGCTGACCGAGCGCTGCACCGATGGCAGGTATAGTTTCGGCTACAATCACCGGTACATACCACATGTGGTAAATGAGAAATGCCGCTCCCTCGGCAATTGCCAGCCCCAATAAGATCAGCCTGCCCCGATGACGCGCCAGTGTTTCGCGACGAACCAGTTCAAACAGTGCATAGATGCCCATCATTGTAAAGGCCATAATCCCCACAACAGTGTAGGTCAGCATTGCCAGGGCTGCGGCAGCGGCAACCCCCCACAATGCCCGCCGCTCTTCAGGTCGATCATCGTAAGCCAGCACAACCGCAATCAAGACCAGGGTCCCCCAAAGTCCCAGTTGGGTCGGCCAGTTGCCCCACGAAATCAGAAAATAGGGCATCAGCAGCAGATGATAACAACCGGCGGCTATTACGGCCAGCCCCGGACGTCCAAACAGGCGAAGGGCAATGTAGGCGATGAGTAGACTCCGGGATACGTCAAGAGCTGTGTTCAAAACGTTCGATGCCAGACCCAG
This genomic window from Chloroflexus aurantiacus J-10-fl contains:
- a CDS encoding acyl-CoA dehydrogenase family protein, with the translated sequence MEYEHSAEIKMLRQAVREFVDKEIRPIARAIDEEERVPFETMKKAAELGFLGVPFPERYGGLELGITGYCVLMEELNRVCASHATIIGAHSQLAAMSIYLGGTEQQKETYLRALIEGRKWGAWALTEPNAGSDAAHIQTTAERRGDEWVINGQKMWITNGSFADVIVVFAATDKNLGARGGITAFIVEKTMPGFRVGKVEEKMGLRASHTASLYFEDCRVPAENVLGQVGMGFPLAMRTLDIGRCGLGASSIGSAKEAFELSRRYMVERHQFGRPIAEFQALQFKLADMAVKLYTMEQIVYDCARRVDAGQQATLESSIVKLYCTEMASQIIDEAIQIHGGMGFSRELPLERMYRDARVTRIFEGTNEIQRHVIASELLKQVGYKVRLY
- a CDS encoding isoamylase early set domain-containing protein, with the translated sequence MIAKQPGPAGKVRVTFSLPASLWADTIYLVGDFNGWNPHATPLRATEHGWMITLDLEAGRTYQYRYLVNGNEWHNDWNADGYAPNPYGGNNSVVETNIFADPVPRAERVVGSVQSVKSFPPRLRLVSNG
- a CDS encoding ABC transporter permease; the encoded protein is MTAYIIRRILWNIPVLIIVGFITFGIAKLTPGGPFDTQPERRQLSPRVEAILRERFGMDLPFWRQFTRYMFFDIVPDTRTGEWKIQWGAIAGNLGPTYASRGARTVQQELFEGTPSRPSKFYYSARLGLQALAFAVVFGIPLGILAALRQNTWLDYLLSLSSTIFVALGTLITSLILVIIFAVILNWFTVIPDWNDPIKPWVLPTVALGSTSMAFIARLTRASVLEVKRQDYIRTAQAKGLAGHVIIWRHMLKNSLLPVVTILGPALAGLITGTLFVETIFQVPGMGRTFVDAIGKRDYSMIMAGSLIYVFFLGIANLLVDIAYGILDPRITYK
- a CDS encoding ABC transporter permease, producing the protein MTSSARPLTNPIDLQNLNTKPRSLWSDALRRLRRNRAAMVGLLVIVLYVIVAIAAPWLAPYNPVQQIPNNSLRPPAWVTDNPARMGVPEHLLGTDTLGRDVLSRLMYAIRVSLIVGIVPQFAILLIGVTIGLISGFAGGWLDNLLMRFTEIVAAFPDLLFIIALSTAFRETWLGRTFNGLLLIFIAVSLVSWTGIARLVRGQVLSLKEKEFVEAARTIGVPTLAILWRHILPNTLAPIIVSTSFSIPALISAEAVLTILGVGMRPSLDPDNPFPTSLGVMLTEGYNNLSSGPWLLSFPVILIAGLMLSFTFLGDGLRDALDPRER
- a CDS encoding CocE/NonD family hydrolase, translated to MRWIGWSLAGAGVTAATLFALRRPLLARLLGLRPAEYAVRVVRDIPIRMPDGVTLYADHYAPRTGGPHPTILIRTPYGRPGELGPLGVFEHTGCMLFAERGYNVIVQGVRGRYRSEGEFEPFVNEAADGRATMDWIAAQPWFDGNLGLWGPSYVGYAQWGLAIDGPPYLKAIVPIMTSARFSPLFYPGGAFAFESTLRWVFLIDASDRHRHNLDLSALWRVFVVGERILDRALHHQPYATADTIATGAPVSFFQRWLTDTDPQGAYWSRVDMHRQLHRIDAAVHLVAGWYDIFLSGQLADYAALVAAGKRPYLTILPLAHTGLSQPLEGMREGLWWFDAHLKGKRELLARRPVWLKLMGSNEWHEMDFWPPPATLHRYFLQPGRGLDRQPPPAAAQPSRFCYNPADPPPSIGGAVLSPLAGPRDQRALEARSDVLTFTSPPLTADLDVIGPVRLVLYVKSDRPFFDVVGRLCDVYPDGRSINICDGIIRVRPDIGECQPDGSRRIEIDLSATAQRFRRGHRLRLQVTGGGSPRWGPHPGDHSPYGQRNGGSPLEQSIYHDAAHPSVLILPVVNGTVSRDQTASAT